From the genome of Gracilibacillus salitolerans, one region includes:
- a CDS encoding YqzM family protein: MNEFEKDVQSKRHDIFDAGFGFVFSFLFFMIIFFIGVIFDAIAS, translated from the coding sequence ATGAATGAATTTGAAAAGGATGTTCAGTCGAAACGACACGACATTTTTGATGCTGGTTTTGGTTTTGTTTTCTCGTTTTTATTCTTTATGATTATATTCTTTATTGGAGTTATTTTCGATGCAATTGCTTCATAA
- the rpsT gene encoding 30S ribosomal protein S20, which produces MANIKSAIKRVRVNEDHRQQNQTVKTDMRSHIKKVEALVANNDVENAKTALETAVKKIDKAVQKGLIHQNKGNRQKSRLAQKVNGLSA; this is translated from the coding sequence TTGGCAAATATTAAATCAGCAATTAAACGCGTTCGTGTGAATGAAGATCACCGTCAACAAAATCAAACCGTAAAAACAGATATGCGTTCACATATTAAGAAAGTGGAAGCATTAGTAGCGAACAATGACGTTGAAAATGCGAAAACTGCACTTGAAACTGCAGTGAAAAAAATTGACAAAGCCGTACAAAAAGGACTTATTCACCAAAACAAAGGTAACCGTCAAAAATCTCGCTTAGCACAGAAAGTAAACGGACTAAGCGCATAA
- the gpr gene encoding GPR endopeptidase produces MKDQSFEVRTDLAVEAKDMYVEKDENKEQQIAGVKISEKKIGNIEVTHVEVDEQGAKNIGKNPGSYHTVYSNAIKKQDTKSQEETAKVVTKQLQELMDKNQVAKDASGLIVGLGNRNVTPDALGPLAIDKVLVTNHLFIHEPQYVQDGYRKVATINPGVMGVTGIETSDIIKGVIEKYKPGFVIAIDALASRSIDRVNATIQLSDSGIHPGSGVGNKRKELSKETLGVPVFAIGVPTVVDAVTITSDAIDYVLKHIGKEWREKDKPSKSLTPAGLNFGDHSLSEDDLPSVEKREKIFGMIGALDDQEKRALMQEVLTPLGHNLMVTPKEIDGYITDMAHLLAESLNAAMHENVDIKNFAQYTR; encoded by the coding sequence GTGAAAGATCAATCATTTGAAGTAAGAACAGATTTAGCAGTGGAAGCAAAAGATATGTATGTCGAAAAAGATGAAAACAAAGAACAACAAATAGCCGGTGTCAAAATAAGCGAGAAGAAAATCGGCAATATAGAAGTAACACATGTGGAAGTGGACGAGCAAGGCGCCAAAAATATTGGGAAAAATCCGGGTTCTTATCACACGGTTTATTCCAATGCAATAAAAAAGCAAGATACAAAATCCCAGGAAGAAACAGCAAAGGTAGTAACCAAGCAACTACAGGAATTAATGGATAAAAATCAAGTGGCAAAAGACGCTTCCGGATTAATAGTTGGTTTAGGAAATCGAAACGTGACACCCGATGCTTTAGGGCCATTGGCAATTGATAAAGTCCTTGTCACCAACCATCTATTTATTCACGAACCTCAGTATGTACAAGATGGTTATCGTAAAGTAGCGACGATTAACCCTGGCGTAATGGGTGTTACCGGTATCGAAACCAGCGATATTATTAAGGGAGTAATTGAGAAGTATAAACCAGGCTTCGTGATTGCTATCGATGCACTTGCCTCCCGTTCTATTGATCGAGTGAATGCAACCATACAGCTATCAGATTCTGGCATTCATCCCGGATCAGGTGTTGGTAATAAACGAAAAGAATTGAGTAAAGAAACTTTAGGTGTACCTGTATTCGCTATTGGTGTGCCTACAGTAGTAGACGCAGTTACGATTACAAGTGATGCGATTGATTATGTGTTGAAACATATCGGTAAAGAATGGCGTGAAAAAGATAAACCTTCTAAATCTTTGACACCTGCAGGCTTAAATTTCGGCGATCATTCTCTATCGGAAGATGATTTACCATCCGTTGAAAAGAGAGAGAAAATATTTGGAATGATTGGCGCATTAGATGATCAAGAAAAGCGTGCGCTAATGCAAGAAGTACTTACACCTCTTGGGCATAATTTAATGGTAACACCTAAGGAAATTGATGGATACATTACAGATATGGCTCACTTATTAGCAGAATCGCTGAATGCGGCAATGCACGAAAACGTTGATATTAAAAATTTCGCTCAATATACAAGATAA
- the holA gene encoding DNA polymerase III subunit delta, translating into MSYLACIEEMKKRKFAPVYYFHGTETYMIEALKQALITNGMDEDEQDTNLSIYDLEETPIQEVVTDAETFPFLGERKIIMATNADFLRAKPVKTEIEHMPEVLIDYIQNPAPYSILVMIAPYEKVDERKKVVKQLKKVAKTVPCEPLKEWNMHEVIGTIAKEHGVSISDEVTTYFINEIGTNLMIIHSEMEKLALYVGEGNEIRVEDAELLLSSPVNSSALKLMDAIMLNDLAKAIDITKDLEKMNEDPIALIALVASQFRTLLHVKLLKQKGYTQQQMVSQLKIHPYVAKLSIQRQSKFQVKELKEAMDLLTETDAQIKSGKMDKSLAFELLLYRLISKRKSVS; encoded by the coding sequence ATGAGTTATCTAGCTTGTATTGAAGAAATGAAGAAGCGGAAATTCGCGCCTGTTTATTATTTTCATGGAACTGAAACTTATATGATCGAAGCGTTAAAGCAGGCTTTAATTACAAATGGCATGGACGAGGATGAACAGGATACGAATTTGTCTATCTATGATTTGGAGGAAACGCCAATACAGGAAGTAGTTACCGATGCAGAAACGTTTCCCTTTCTTGGGGAACGAAAGATTATTATGGCTACCAATGCAGATTTTTTAAGGGCAAAACCAGTAAAGACGGAAATTGAGCATATGCCAGAAGTGTTAATTGATTACATACAAAATCCTGCTCCTTATTCAATTTTGGTGATGATAGCTCCTTATGAAAAGGTGGATGAACGCAAAAAAGTAGTCAAACAACTTAAAAAAGTCGCAAAGACAGTTCCATGTGAACCATTAAAAGAATGGAATATGCACGAAGTGATTGGTACAATTGCGAAAGAGCATGGAGTATCCATTTCTGACGAAGTGACGACCTATTTTATTAATGAAATTGGAACTAATTTAATGATCATCCATTCTGAAATGGAAAAACTTGCATTATATGTAGGGGAAGGAAATGAAATTAGAGTAGAAGATGCGGAATTATTATTATCCAGTCCAGTGAACAGTTCTGCATTAAAATTGATGGATGCTATCATGTTGAATGATTTGGCCAAAGCAATTGATATTACAAAAGATTTAGAAAAAATGAATGAGGATCCGATTGCTTTAATTGCACTTGTGGCATCGCAATTCAGGACATTGCTGCATGTAAAATTACTGAAACAGAAAGGCTATACACAACAACAAATGGTTAGTCAGTTAAAGATTCATCCTTATGTTGCAAAGCTTTCAATTCAACGTCAAAGTAAATTCCAGGTGAAAGAGTTGAAAGAAGCGATGGATCTTTTAACCGAAACAGATGCTCAAATAAAATCCGGCAAAATGGATAAGTCACTGGCCTTTGAGTTGTTATTATATCGATTAATTTCAAAGCGGAAGAGTGTGTCTTAG